Proteins from a genomic interval of Nostoc sp. TCL240-02:
- the ureC gene encoding urease subunit alpha, with the protein MPYRMDRRAYAETYGPTVGDRIRLADTELFIEVEQDFTNYGDEVKFGGGKVIRDGMGQSPISNADGAVDLVITNALILDWWGIVKADIGIKDGKIFKIGKAGNPYIQDNVDIIIGPGTEALAGEGMILTAGGIDAHIHFICPQQIEVAIASGITTMIGGGTGPATGTNATTCTPGPWNIYRMLQAADAFPVNLGFLGKGNASQPQGLIEQVAAGAMGLKLHEDWGTTPAAIDTCLSVADAYDVQVAIHTDTLNEAGFVEDTIAAFKNRVIHTYHTEGAGGGHAPDIIKVCGQANVLPSSTNPTRPYTLNTLDEHLDMLMVCHHLDPAIAEDVAFAESRIRRETIAAEDILHDLGAFSMISSDSQAMGRVGEVIIRTWQTSHKMKVQRGILNPQGDEQKADNFRAKRYVAKYTINPAIAHGIAQYVGSVEEGKLADLCLWRSAFFGVKPEIVIKGGMIAWSQMGDANASIPTPQPVYMRPMFSSFAGARHATSLTFVSQTALENEIPSQLGLQKAAVAVSGTRQLSKRDMKLNDALPHIEVDPETYQVRADSELLICEPATVLPMAQRYFLF; encoded by the coding sequence ATGCCTTACAGAATGGATCGCCGCGCCTACGCCGAAACCTACGGGCCCACAGTAGGCGATCGCATCCGACTTGCAGACACAGAATTATTTATTGAAGTTGAACAAGATTTCACCAACTACGGCGACGAAGTAAAATTCGGCGGCGGTAAAGTCATCCGAGACGGAATGGGACAATCCCCCATTTCTAACGCCGATGGTGCTGTAGATTTAGTAATTACCAATGCCTTAATTCTCGATTGGTGGGGAATTGTCAAAGCGGATATTGGCATTAAAGATGGCAAGATTTTCAAAATTGGTAAAGCCGGAAATCCTTATATTCAAGACAATGTAGATATTATTATCGGCCCCGGAACCGAAGCCTTAGCTGGTGAAGGAATGATTCTCACTGCTGGCGGGATTGATGCCCATATTCATTTTATTTGCCCCCAACAGATTGAAGTTGCGATCGCTTCCGGTATTACCACCATGATTGGCGGCGGTACTGGCCCGGCTACAGGTACAAATGCCACTACCTGCACCCCCGGCCCTTGGAATATTTACCGAATGCTGCAAGCTGCTGATGCTTTCCCCGTCAACTTAGGATTTTTGGGTAAAGGTAACGCCAGTCAACCCCAAGGACTTATAGAACAAGTAGCCGCCGGTGCAATGGGATTAAAACTCCATGAAGACTGGGGAACCACACCCGCAGCAATTGATACTTGCCTCAGCGTTGCTGATGCTTATGATGTACAAGTAGCGATTCATACTGATACCCTGAACGAAGCCGGATTTGTCGAAGATACGATCGCAGCTTTCAAAAATCGCGTCATCCACACTTACCACACCGAAGGCGCAGGCGGCGGACACGCACCAGATATCATCAAAGTTTGCGGTCAAGCCAACGTTTTACCATCTTCCACTAACCCCACACGCCCTTATACCCTCAACACCTTAGACGAACACCTGGATATGTTGATGGTATGCCATCACCTCGATCCTGCGATCGCTGAAGATGTTGCTTTTGCCGAGTCTCGCATCCGCCGAGAAACCATTGCCGCCGAAGATATTTTGCACGACTTAGGTGCATTTAGCATGATTTCCTCCGACTCTCAGGCAATGGGAAGGGTAGGCGAAGTGATAATTCGCACCTGGCAGACATCTCACAAAATGAAGGTGCAACGGGGAATTCTTAACCCACAGGGAGATGAGCAAAAAGCAGACAATTTTCGAGCAAAAAGGTATGTTGCTAAGTATACAATTAACCCTGCGATCGCTCATGGAATTGCTCAATATGTCGGTTCAGTAGAAGAAGGAAAATTAGCAGATTTATGTTTGTGGCGATCGGCGTTTTTTGGCGTTAAGCCAGAGATAGTGATTAAAGGCGGAATGATTGCATGGTCGCAAATGGGCGATGCTAACGCCAGTATTCCCACACCGCAACCAGTTTATATGCGCCCAATGTTTAGTAGTTTTGCAGGGGCGCGTCATGCCACATCATTAACTTTTGTTTCACAAACAGCTTTAGAGAACGAAATTCCTAGCCAGCTAGGTTTACAAAAGGCAGCAGTAGCCGTTTCTGGAACACGCCAATTGAGCAAGCGTGATATGAAGCTGAATGATGCACTACCCCACATTGAAGTAGATCCCGAAACATACCAAGTCAGGGCAGATAGTGAGTTGTTGATTTGTGAACCTGCGACAGTTTTACCAATGGCGCAAAGGTACTTTTTGTTTTAG
- a CDS encoding urease subunit beta gives MIPGEIITPAGEIELNFGRPTIKLQVSNTGDRPIQVGSHYHFYEVNTALNFDREQARGMRLDIPAGTAVRFEPGDEKEITLVPLVGTRQVYGFNAKINGNL, from the coding sequence ATGATTCCTGGGGAAATTATCACACCAGCAGGTGAAATTGAACTAAATTTTGGTCGTCCAACTATAAAATTACAAGTGTCAAATACAGGCGATCGCCCCATACAAGTAGGTTCCCATTATCACTTTTATGAAGTTAACACCGCCTTAAACTTTGACAGAGAACAAGCTAGAGGAATGCGTCTCGATATCCCCGCCGGAACCGCAGTCCGCTTTGAACCAGGCGATGAAAAAGAAATAACTCTAGTCCCCCTCGTCGGTACTCGCCAAGTCTACGGCTTCAACGCCAAAATCAACGGAAACCTCTAA
- the ureA gene encoding urease subunit gamma encodes MQLTPQEKDKLLIFTAALLAERRKERGLKLNYPEAVAYISAAILEGARDGQTVAELMSYGTTLLTRDDVMEGIPEMVHDVQVEATFPDGTKLVTVHNPIR; translated from the coding sequence ATGCAACTTACCCCGCAGGAAAAAGATAAGCTATTAATTTTTACTGCTGCTTTATTAGCAGAAAGACGTAAAGAAAGGGGTTTAAAACTGAATTATCCTGAAGCCGTTGCTTATATTTCTGCTGCCATTTTAGAAGGAGCGAGAGATGGGCAAACTGTGGCTGAATTGATGAGTTATGGTACAACACTATTAACGCGAGATGATGTCATGGAAGGGATACCAGAAATGGTACATGATGTGCAAGTTGAAGCTACTTTTCCTGATGGCACAAAGTTAGTGACAGTACATAATCCAATTCGTTAA
- a CDS encoding urease accessory protein UreD gives MTCNSQIAEGWHGKLNLVYADRQGATQLIYDRHQAPLKVQRPFYPEGQKVCHSVILHTAGGMVGGDRLSSNIHLQPQAQALITTAAASKIYRSNGLQARQTIQMQIDAGACLEWLPQETILFNDAIYRQDLRVELATGASWLGWEITRFGRSARGEKFYLGEWRSHTEIWQEDVPLWIDRQCLRGSEDIFHSPHCLAGKPIVGSLVWIGGAVSAEIVEKTRSLWNGEGEAGVSRLQNGLLCRYRGSSTSEVRNWFIDVWQLLRVYFLNRGNCIPRVWQV, from the coding sequence ATGACCTGTAACTCACAAATAGCAGAAGGTTGGCATGGGAAACTTAATTTAGTCTATGCCGATCGCCAGGGTGCAACCCAGTTAATTTATGATCGCCATCAAGCGCCCCTGAAGGTACAACGCCCATTTTATCCAGAAGGGCAAAAAGTTTGTCATAGCGTCATTTTACATACAGCTGGGGGAATGGTGGGAGGCGATCGCTTATCCTCTAATATCCATCTCCAACCCCAAGCCCAAGCCTTAATCACTACAGCTGCTGCAAGCAAGATATATCGCAGCAATGGCTTACAAGCTAGGCAAACCATCCAAATGCAAATTGACGCTGGCGCTTGTTTAGAGTGGTTGCCGCAAGAGACAATTTTATTTAATGACGCGATTTATCGGCAAGATTTACGGGTAGAATTAGCAACCGGGGCCAGTTGGTTAGGCTGGGAAATTACCCGGTTTGGTCGCAGTGCTAGAGGAGAAAAATTTTACCTTGGAGAATGGCGATCGCACACCGAAATTTGGCAAGAAGATGTTCCTTTATGGATTGATCGGCAATGCTTACGGGGTAGCGAAGACATTTTCCACAGTCCCCACTGCTTGGCTGGAAAACCAATAGTAGGTAGTCTAGTTTGGATTGGTGGTGCAGTTTCAGCAGAAATTGTCGAAAAAACACGAAGTTTATGGAATGGAGAAGGAGAAGCGGGTGTTAGCCGATTACAAAATGGATTATTGTGCCGATATCGCGGTTCTTCTACTTCTGAGGTGAGAAACTGGTTTATTGATGTTTGGCAGTTGCTGCGAGTTTATTTTCTGAATCGTGGTAATTGTATACCAAGAGTTTGGCAAGTTTAA
- a CDS encoding tetratricopeptide repeat protein translates to MIEQVAIAFDHKDYQTAAKLLKQLLIESPDNPWVQFYLGRLHEVSGKHQDANKVYRQLLQDTTNTKIMSLARQGLQRLQEIEIEQRQRAISQAKSEPNNTELGVLVLEPLSNEMKTDASRKFAQIMQLDPYTARLLMPSRGWRLYRTGQVGELKFYGKQLQQADIPCFWASLAQIQQIQVYQVKHFQESTPQATVVCCNDTNQLGSLTFDWSEVTARVVGLLPIFEQVVDVNARRKLEWKTQTQDYAQFCDLHLPGRRCILRFDDNGYEFQQGLKIIPQASQNTIRINWNSLSSWIDQQLPQVKIWSDFTSFADTTLDQTEMLGHIKSHIHLFRREQTTWDSAFHLYSGLVFLK, encoded by the coding sequence ATGATTGAGCAAGTTGCGATCGCCTTTGACCATAAAGATTATCAAACAGCTGCTAAATTACTCAAACAGCTGCTAATAGAATCACCAGACAATCCTTGGGTGCAATTTTATCTTGGTCGCTTGCATGAAGTATCTGGAAAGCATCAGGATGCGAACAAAGTTTATCGGCAACTGCTGCAAGATACGACAAATACCAAAATAATGTCGCTAGCACGTCAAGGTTTGCAACGACTGCAAGAAATTGAGATTGAACAAAGACAAAGAGCCATTTCCCAAGCAAAATCTGAACCTAATAACACTGAACTTGGTGTACTAGTTTTAGAGCCACTCAGTAACGAGATGAAAACAGACGCATCTCGAAAATTTGCCCAGATTATGCAGCTAGATCCCTATACCGCACGGCTATTAATGCCAAGTCGTGGCTGGAGGTTGTACCGTACTGGACAAGTGGGAGAACTAAAATTTTACGGCAAACAGTTACAGCAGGCTGATATTCCTTGCTTTTGGGCATCACTAGCTCAAATTCAGCAAATTCAAGTTTATCAAGTCAAACATTTTCAAGAATCTACACCACAAGCTACTGTTGTTTGCTGTAATGACACAAATCAACTCGGTTCTCTCACCTTTGACTGGTCAGAAGTCACAGCTAGAGTAGTGGGACTATTGCCCATTTTTGAGCAAGTTGTAGATGTCAATGCCCGCCGTAAACTGGAATGGAAAACTCAAACACAAGACTATGCCCAGTTTTGTGATTTACACCTACCTGGTAGACGTTGCATTCTTCGATTTGATGATAACGGCTATGAATTCCAGCAAGGTTTAAAAATCATTCCCCAAGCTAGCCAAAATACAATCAGAATTAATTGGAATAGTTTATCAAGTTGGATTGACCAGCAACTACCTCAAGTTAAAATTTGGTCAGATTTCACATCATTTGCAGATACAACATTAGACCAAACAGAAATGTTGGGTCATATCAAGTCACATATTCATTTGTTTCGCAGGGAACAGACTACTTGGGACTCAGCTTTCCATTTATATAGTGGACTGGTGTTTCTTAAATAA
- a CDS encoding 16S rRNA (uracil(1498)-N(3))-methyltransferase produces the protein MSQLQRIAIAPSQFQQGQILLTKEQQHYLGRVLRLHEGDRFIAMDGKGKWWLAQLAGEQAQVLEALLVETELPVSITLMVALPKGNGFDEVVRCCTELGVTCIAPVLSDRTLLHPSPQKLERWRRIAAEAAEQSERSFVPTILEPVAFNMGLSLVMNHLSFANSQQYICEARGEFPHLKDCLHHKGQMTIVIATGPEGGWTTQEIENAKSAGFQPVSLGRRILRAVTAPVVALSLITASCEV, from the coding sequence ATGTCTCAACTGCAAAGAATTGCGATCGCACCCTCCCAATTTCAACAAGGGCAAATTTTGCTCACCAAAGAACAGCAACATTATTTGGGGCGGGTGTTACGCTTGCACGAAGGCGATCGCTTTATTGCAATGGATGGTAAGGGAAAATGGTGGTTAGCGCAGCTAGCAGGGGAACAAGCACAGGTTTTAGAAGCGCTTTTGGTAGAAACTGAATTACCTGTATCGATTACGCTGATGGTGGCGTTACCCAAAGGTAATGGGTTTGATGAAGTGGTGCGATGTTGCACAGAATTGGGAGTAACTTGTATTGCACCAGTATTGAGCGATCGCACCTTACTTCATCCTAGTCCTCAAAAGCTCGAACGCTGGCGGCGCATCGCTGCGGAAGCCGCCGAACAATCAGAACGCTCTTTTGTACCAACAATTTTAGAGCCTGTTGCTTTTAATATGGGTTTGTCATTAGTCATGAATCATCTGTCATTTGCAAACAGCCAGCAATATATCTGTGAAGCGCGTGGTGAGTTTCCCCATTTAAAAGATTGCTTACACCACAAAGGACAAATGACAATTGTCATTGCTACTGGCCCAGAGGGAGGATGGACAACACAAGAAATTGAGAATGCGAAGTCAGCTGGATTTCAACCTGTTTCCCTTGGTCGTCGCATCTTGAGAGCAGTTACAGCCCCAGTAGTAGCATTATCCTTAATTACTGCAAGTTGTGAAGTATAA
- the sir gene encoding sulfite reductase, ferredoxin dependent — protein sequence MVKSAPSPIANRKPSKVEGIKENSNFLREPVATEILQDTTHFTENAVQLLKYHGSYQQDNRDNRTKGQEKDYQFMLRTKNPGGLVPPQLYLALDKIADEYGNHTLRATTRQGFQLHGILKKNLKASIATIVKNLGSTLGACGDINRNVMAPPVPFKNRPEYQYAWEYAQNIADLLSAQTGAYYEIWLDGEKAISAEEYPEVKAARQRNGNGTIIHDNEEPIYGTHYMPRKFKICVTVPGDNSVDLYSQDLTLVVMTNKKKQLEGFNIFAGGGLGRTHGKEETFARLADPIGYVTKDDVYDIVKAIVATQRDYGDRTDRRHARLKYLINDWGVDKFRTQVEEYFGKPVETFKPLPEFKYYDFLGWNEQGDGKLFLGISIENGRVKDEGSFQLKTALREIVEQFNLHIRLTANHNLIFYDIEPGSKEAIQDILSRYGVVDDPSKIEPLVRYAMACPALPTCGLAITESERAIPGILERVRTLLDKVGLQNEHFVVRMTGCPNGCARPYLAELGFVGSAPESYQLWLGGSPNQTRLAQPYIEKLHHNDLDTFLEPIFVYFKKSRKSKESFGDFCDRVGFDAIREFSATYEPQAANGANKSRHRVNLKEEVYGKLKDVAQSQGKPMTQLVTEALEAYFQNLS from the coding sequence ATGGTTAAATCTGCTCCTTCCCCAATCGCTAACCGTAAGCCTTCTAAAGTAGAAGGAATCAAGGAAAATAGTAATTTTTTGCGTGAACCTGTAGCAACTGAAATTCTTCAAGATACTACCCATTTTACCGAAAATGCAGTGCAGCTTTTGAAGTATCACGGTTCTTACCAGCAGGATAACCGCGACAACCGCACCAAGGGACAGGAAAAAGATTACCAGTTTATGCTGCGGACAAAAAATCCGGGTGGTTTAGTACCGCCGCAGCTGTATCTGGCTTTAGATAAAATCGCTGATGAGTATGGCAACCATACGTTACGCGCAACTACCCGTCAAGGTTTCCAACTGCACGGTATTTTAAAGAAGAATCTTAAAGCATCAATTGCCACAATTGTCAAAAATCTGGGTTCGACTTTGGGAGCTTGCGGCGACATCAACCGCAACGTCATGGCACCACCAGTCCCCTTTAAAAATCGCCCAGAGTATCAGTATGCTTGGGAATATGCTCAGAATATTGCTGATTTGCTGTCAGCGCAGACAGGCGCTTATTACGAAATTTGGCTAGATGGGGAAAAAGCAATTAGTGCTGAAGAATACCCAGAGGTTAAGGCAGCCCGACAGCGCAATGGGAATGGCACAATTATTCATGACAACGAAGAACCAATTTATGGCACTCACTATATGCCTCGCAAGTTCAAAATTTGCGTGACTGTGCCAGGGGATAATTCGGTGGATTTGTATTCCCAAGACCTGACTTTGGTCGTAATGACCAATAAAAAGAAACAATTAGAAGGATTTAATATTTTTGCTGGTGGTGGCTTAGGGCGGACACACGGTAAAGAAGAAACTTTCGCTAGGTTGGCAGACCCCATCGGTTATGTTACGAAAGATGATGTTTACGACATTGTGAAAGCAATTGTTGCTACCCAGAGAGATTATGGCGATCGCACCGACCGTCGTCACGCCAGATTAAAATATCTAATCAACGATTGGGGTGTAGATAAATTCCGCACCCAAGTTGAAGAATATTTCGGTAAACCAGTCGAAACCTTCAAACCACTGCCAGAGTTTAAATATTACGACTTCCTCGGCTGGAATGAACAAGGTGATGGCAAGCTATTTTTAGGAATTTCCATTGAAAATGGTCGAGTCAAGGATGAAGGTTCGTTTCAACTGAAAACTGCTTTGCGGGAAATTGTCGAGCAGTTCAACTTACACATCCGTCTAACAGCCAACCACAACCTGATTTTTTACGATATCGAACCAGGTAGCAAGGAAGCTATTCAAGACATTCTTAGCCGTTACGGTGTCGTAGACGACCCCAGTAAAATAGAACCTTTAGTGCGGTATGCAATGGCTTGTCCGGCTTTGCCTACTTGTGGCTTGGCAATTACAGAATCAGAACGGGCAATACCGGGGATTTTGGAACGGGTTCGCACTCTGTTAGATAAAGTTGGTTTACAAAATGAACATTTTGTGGTAAGGATGACCGGATGCCCCAACGGTTGCGCTCGTCCCTACTTAGCAGAATTGGGCTTTGTCGGTAGCGCCCCAGAATCTTACCAATTATGGTTAGGTGGTTCGCCAAATCAGACTCGACTAGCGCAACCTTACATAGAAAAACTGCACCATAATGATTTAGACACCTTCCTAGAGCCGATTTTTGTTTACTTTAAGAAATCTCGGAAATCTAAGGAAAGCTTTGGTGATTTTTGCGATCGCGTTGGTTTTGATGCCATCCGCGAATTTAGCGCCACCTACGAACCCCAAGCAGCCAATGGTGCAAACAAATCGCGCCATCGGGTGAACTTGAAAGAAGAGGTTTATGGCAAATTGAAGGACGTGGCCCAAAGTCAAGGTAAGCCGATGACTCAGTTGGTGACTGAAGCGTTAGAGGCTTACTTCCAGAATCTTTCGTAA
- a CDS encoding ADP-ribosylglycohydrolase family protein has product MLTGAKTLSGLMGLCVGDALGVPVEFTSRAERVKSPVTTMQGYGTWNQPPGTWSDDSSLSFCLAECLCRGYSLDAIANSFWRWYKEAYWTPRGDVFDIGQTTHTAIMRLKQGVVPHQAGGKVENSNGNGSLMRILPMAYCHRNLTLGELLARVHDVSAITHAHARSQMSCGIYISIAVALLEGADPQTAYLQALQDIQTIYSVREFLLEKPHFGRIFSGEIAKLPVEEINSGGYVIDTLESSLWCLLNSSSYSEAVLKAVNLGGDADTTAAVTGGLAGIYYGVENIPQKWMNQIARRQDIIYLAERFARAVYS; this is encoded by the coding sequence ATGCTAACCGGTGCAAAAACGTTGTCTGGCTTGATGGGTTTATGTGTCGGTGATGCGTTGGGTGTGCCAGTGGAGTTTACTAGCCGTGCTGAACGAGTAAAATCTCCAGTGACAACGATGCAAGGTTATGGCACATGGAATCAACCACCAGGAACTTGGTCAGATGATAGTTCGTTAAGCTTTTGCCTAGCAGAATGCCTTTGTAGGGGGTATTCGTTGGATGCCATAGCTAATTCCTTCTGGCGGTGGTACAAGGAGGCTTACTGGACTCCTCGCGGCGATGTCTTTGATATTGGTCAAACTACCCACACAGCAATTATGCGCCTCAAACAGGGAGTTGTTCCCCATCAGGCGGGTGGGAAGGTTGAAAATAGTAATGGCAATGGTTCATTGATGAGAATCTTGCCAATGGCTTATTGTCACCGAAACTTAACTTTAGGTGAATTGCTGGCACGGGTGCATGATGTTTCAGCGATTACCCATGCTCATGCGCGATCGCAAATGTCCTGTGGAATTTATATTAGTATTGCAGTGGCGCTCCTAGAAGGGGCTGACCCACAAACAGCTTATCTACAAGCATTGCAAGATATCCAAACAATTTATTCTGTCCGAGAATTTTTGTTAGAAAAGCCGCATTTTGGCAGAATTTTTAGTGGTGAAATTGCCAAGTTACCAGTTGAAGAGATTAATTCTGGTGGCTATGTGATTGATACCTTGGAATCGTCCCTGTGGTGTTTATTAAATAGCTCGTCTTATTCTGAGGCGGTACTGAAAGCTGTCAACTTAGGCGGAGATGCCGATACAACCGCCGCCGTCACTGGTGGTTTAGCAGGAATTTATTACGGGGTGGAAAATATTCCTCAAAAATGGATGAACCAAATTGCTCGTAGACAGGACATTATTTATTTGGCAGAGCGTTTTGCAAGGGCTGTCTACAGTTGA
- a CDS encoding transposase, with translation MRKLTDSDKQEILKLYRETAETTSTLAERYGVSNSTISRLLKSTLPEDEYEYLVSLKRAARTPEGRAQVSYEQLPLLTQPEPEIEVPPIESPPLEVTKVEPQPRRVIRVEQEVYSEETAESLAASRRVRRRPSAAEKPKLRVTEKLETPEQKPPEIVSISIPPLKDKHPGAAVIAQMLGEDLLDESEDLDDLEDDDLEDDDFEEEDFDDDDLDEERPLVTKRRPGEASVQVLPLSIANLPKTCYLVIDRSSELITRPLKDFGDLGQIPSLETQQRTLPVFDNHRVAKRFSTKRDRVIKVPDSKMLHKARTHLQAKGITRLLIDGQVYSLSTV, from the coding sequence GTGAGAAAACTAACAGACTCTGACAAGCAAGAAATTCTTAAGTTATATCGAGAGACTGCCGAAACAACCTCAACTTTGGCAGAACGCTATGGTGTGAGTAATTCGACAATTAGTCGCCTGCTCAAAAGCACTTTGCCAGAGGATGAGTATGAATACTTAGTCTCTTTAAAGCGGGCTGCGAGAACTCCTGAAGGCAGGGCGCAGGTAAGCTACGAGCAGTTACCATTGCTGACTCAACCTGAGCCGGAGATAGAAGTTCCACCTATTGAAAGCCCACCGTTGGAAGTGACAAAGGTTGAGCCTCAGCCACGTCGGGTAATTCGTGTAGAGCAGGAAGTTTACTCAGAGGAAACGGCAGAATCACTCGCTGCGAGTCGCCGGGTGCGCCGTCGCCCCTCGGCGGCGGAAAAACCGAAGCTCCGAGTTACAGAGAAATTAGAAACTCCAGAGCAAAAGCCGCCGGAAATAGTCAGCATCTCTATTCCACCGCTAAAGGATAAACATCCAGGAGCAGCTGTCATCGCGCAGATGCTGGGCGAAGATTTGCTAGACGAATCGGAGGATTTGGATGATTTAGAAGATGATGATTTAGAGGATGACGACTTTGAGGAAGAAGACTTTGATGATGATGACCTGGATGAGGAAAGACCTTTAGTCACAAAAAGAAGACCAGGTGAAGCATCAGTTCAAGTTTTACCTCTGTCGATAGCCAATTTGCCGAAAACTTGTTATTTGGTAATTGACCGTTCCTCGGAATTAATTACCCGACCCCTCAAGGACTTTGGTGATTTGGGACAAATTCCTAGCCTGGAAACCCAGCAAAGAACTCTGCCGGTGTTTGATAATCATCGCGTCGCCAAGCGCTTTTCTACGAAGCGCGATCGCGTAATTAAAGTTCCTGATAGTAAAATGCTTCATAAGGCTCGTACTCATCTCCAAGCTAAGGGCATCACACGGCTGTTGATTGATGGTCAGGTCTATTCTTTGTCTACGGTTTAG
- a CDS encoding Npun_F0813 family protein yields the protein MFILKRQDVEISSIQHPKKDQQVPILNYQGQTFRLISVFKASQEEEARALWRELTDNRGKACVLLEEPERFSVWGKIRLEQLDSDTGGHGKMAILVQASILLLQGVSIDIEEFLGAKQAALFEKDIAEVLKQKQFPQASSLEAVKYLVSTNPLPTAKIPDWQENHVVTLLQELHRLGKAYFGNANFTKQVIYKLEDMPEAERLLFINWLNQSPLGKLWQ from the coding sequence ATGTTTATTCTCAAACGGCAGGATGTTGAAATATCAAGCATTCAGCACCCAAAAAAGGATCAGCAGGTGCCGATTCTCAATTATCAAGGGCAGACTTTTCGCTTGATTAGTGTTTTCAAAGCTAGTCAAGAAGAAGAAGCTAGAGCCTTATGGAGAGAATTAACGGATAACCGGGGTAAAGCCTGTGTTTTGCTCGAGGAACCCGAACGGTTTAGCGTCTGGGGTAAAATCCGTTTAGAGCAGCTGGATAGTGACACAGGTGGTCATGGCAAAATGGCGATTTTAGTCCAAGCTAGTATTTTGCTGTTACAGGGTGTTTCTATCGACATTGAAGAGTTTTTAGGTGCTAAACAAGCTGCATTATTTGAAAAAGATATTGCGGAAGTATTAAAGCAGAAGCAATTTCCTCAAGCATCTTCCCTAGAAGCAGTTAAATATTTGGTATCTACCAATCCTTTGCCGACCGCCAAAATACCTGATTGGCAAGAAAATCATGTAGTTACTTTGTTACAAGAACTGCATCGATTAGGAAAAGCATATTTTGGCAATGCTAATTTTACCAAACAAGTGATTTATAAGCTAGAAGATATGCCAGAAGCCGAGCGATTGCTATTTATCAATTGGCTAAATCAATCGCCACTGGGTAAACTGTGGCAGTAG
- a CDS encoding group I intron-associated PD-(D/E)XK endonuclease gives MHHTKDKGDLAAAKVIADLVEKEYSVFVPVVTEHAPFDLIAYKNGKCYRIQAKYSCDGTLKNKSNWADKNGCHEKKYKSDDFDFYGLYLPDINKVVYPSITFGGCGIRTTPPKSPNPFYWWEDFIDLTEVALKRTYKEFGVDLTTRKVNPDSRIHTRKVERPSKEELGKLVWEKPTAQIGRDFGVSDKAVEKWCKAYGIEKPPRGYWVKKAYIKVEVKLTEPVENIKSSITNAS, from the coding sequence ATGCACCACACAAAAGATAAAGGTGATCTAGCAGCTGCTAAAGTGATAGCAGATTTAGTCGAGAAAGAATATTCGGTTTTTGTACCAGTAGTAACTGAACATGCACCCTTTGATTTGATTGCCTACAAAAATGGCAAATGTTACAGAATTCAAGCTAAATACAGTTGTGATGGCACACTGAAAAACAAAAGCAATTGGGCAGACAAGAATGGTTGTCATGAGAAAAAGTACAAATCTGATGACTTTGATTTCTATGGCCTTTATTTGCCAGATATAAACAAAGTAGTGTATCCATCAATCACGTTTGGTGGTTGCGGTATCAGGACAACGCCACCTAAATCACCCAATCCTTTTTATTGGTGGGAAGATTTTATAGATTTAACTGAAGTAGCACTTAAGCGAACCTACAAGGAGTTTGGCGTTGACTTAACAACTAGAAAGGTTAACCCAGACTCTAGAATTCATACTAGAAAAGTTGAAAGACCATCAAAAGAAGAACTAGGAAAACTAGTTTGGGAAAAGCCAACCGCACAAATTGGGAGAGATTTTGGCGTGTCTGATAAGGCTGTAGAGAAGTGGTGTAAGGCTTATGGAATAGAAAAGCCGCCTAGAGGTTATTGGGTGAAGAAGGCTTATATAAAAGTAGAGGTAAAGTTAACAGAACCTGTAGAAAATATTAAATCATCAATAACTAATGCTTCTTAG